From a region of the Saccharomyces paradoxus chromosome IV, complete sequence genome:
- the SUR2 gene encoding sphingosine hydroxylase (Sphinganine C4-hydroxylase~similar to YDR297W), whose translation MNVTSNATAGASFPLAFGLKTSFGFMHYAKAPAVNLRVKESLLPEMSDGVLALIAPVVAYWALSGIFHVIDTFHLAEKYRIHPSEEVAKRNKASRMHVFLEVILQHIIQTIVGLVFLHFEPTYMTGFEENAMWKLRADLPRIIPDAAIYYGYMYGVSALKIFAGFLFVDTWQYFLHRLMHMNKTLYKWFHSVHHELYVPYAYGALFNNPVEGFLLDTLGTGIAMTLTHLTHREQIILFTFATMKTVDDHCGYALPLDPFQWLFPNNAVYHDIHHQQFGIKTNFAQPFFTFWDNLFQTNFKGFEEYQKKQRRVTIDKYKEFLQKRELEKKEKLKNFKAMNAAGNEVKKEK comes from the coding sequence ATGAACGTAACATCGAATGCAACAGCAGGCGCTTCCTTTCCACTAGCATTTGGTCTGAAGACCTCATTTGGGTTCATGCACTATGCCAAGGCTCCCGCCGTTAATTTACGCGTCAAGGAATCCTTGCTTCCGGAAATGAGTGATGGTGTGTTGGCCCTAATTGCACCCGTCGTTGCCTACTGGGCATTGTCCGGTATATTCCATGTAATAGACACTTTTCATTTGGCTGAGAAGTACAGAATTCATCCGAGCGAAGAGGTCGCTAAGAGAAATAAGGCCTCCAGAATGCATGTCTTCCTTGAAGTGATTCTGCAACATATCATACAGACCATTGTTGGTCTCGTCTTTTTGCACTTCGAGCCCACCTACATGACTGggtttgaagaaaatgccATGTGGAAGCTTCGCGCTGATCTCCCCCGGATCATTCCAGATGCCGCCATTTATTACGGCTACATGTACGGAGTGTCAGCTTTGAAGATCTTTGCTGgctttttatttgttgACACATGGCAATACTTCTTGCATAGATTGATGCATATGAATAAGACCCTGTACAAATGGTTCCACTCCGTTCATCATGAACTATATGTTCCATATGCTTACGGTGCGCTTTTCAACAACCCTGTTGAGGGTTTCCTGTTGGATACTTTAGGAACCGGTATTGCCATGACGTTGACTCATTTGACTCACAGGGAACAAATCATCCTTTTTACTTTTGCCACCATGAAGACTGTCGATGACCACTGTGGGTATGCCTTGCCACTTGACCCATTCCAATGGCTCTTCCCCAATAATGCTGTCTATCATGATATTCATCATCAGCAGTTTGGTATTAAGACGAACTTCGCCCAaccatttttcactttctgGGACAATCTGTTCCAAACTAACTTTAAAGGGTTTGAGGAATACCAAAAGAAGCAAAGACGTGTCACCATCGACAAGTATAAGGAGTTTTTGcaaaaaagagaattagaaaagaaggagaaaCTCAAGAACTTCAAAGCTATGAACGCTGCTGGAAATGaagtaaagaaagaaaaataa
- the ATP5 gene encoding F1F0 ATP synthase subunit 5 (Subunit 5 of the stator stalk of mitochondrial F1F0 ATP synthase~similar to YDR298C), giving the protein MFNRVFTRSFASSLRAAASKATAPPPVKLFGVEGTYATALYQAAAKNSSIDAAFQSLQKVETSVKKNPKLGHLLQNPALSLNDRNSVIDAIVETHKNLDGYVVNLLNVLSENNRLGCFEKIASDFGVLNDAHNGLLKGTVTSAEPLDPKSFKRIEKALSASKLVGQGKSLKLENVVKPEIKGGLIVELGDKTVDLSISTKIQKLNKVLEDSI; this is encoded by the coding sequence ATGTTTAATAGAGTTTTTACCAGATCATTTGCATCAAGCTTAAGGGCTGCTGCTTCCAAAGCCACTGCTCCTCCACCGGTGAAATTATTCGGTGTCGAGGGCACTTACGCAACAGCTTTATATCAGGCCGCTGCAAAGAACTCCTCTATTGATGCTGCCTTCCAATCTTTGCAAAAAGTTGAAACGTCAGTCAAGAAGAATCCGAAATTAGGTCACTTATTACAGAATCCTGCACTTTCATTGAATGATAGAAATTCTGTCATTGATGCAATCGTGGAGACTCACAAGAATTTGGATGGGTATGTCGTTAACCTTTTAAATGTTCTTTCCGAAAATAACAGATTGGGATGTTTTGAGAAGATTGCATCCGACTTCGGCGTTTTGAACGACGCTCACAACGGGTTACTTAAAGGTACTGTGACCAGTGCTGAGCCATTGGATCctaaatctttcaaaagaattgaaaaggcTTTGAGCGCTTCCAAATTGGTGGGGCAAGGTAAATCTTTGAAGCTTGAAAACGTGGTTAAGCCAGAGATTAAGGGTGGTTTGATTGTAGAACTTGGCGACAAGACTGTTGACTTAAGCATCTCTACgaagattcaaaaattaaataagGTCTTAGAGGACAGCATTTAA